TCGTACTACGACGCACTGCTGGAGGCCGGCGTGCGCATCTTCCTGTACCCGGCGCCGTTCATCCTCCACGCAAAGCACTTCTCCATCGACGACGACATCGCAGTGATCGGATCCAGCAACATGGACATCCGCTCATTCAGCCTCAACATGGAGGTTTCGATGATGGTGCGCGGCGCCTCATTCGTCGCCCAGATGCGTGAGGTCGAACAGGCCTACCGTGATGCCGGCCGCGAGCTCACCCTCGACGAATGGCGGCGCGAGCCGGCCAAGGCCACATTCCTGGACGGTGTCGCGAGGCTGACCTCGGCGCTGAACTAAGGCGCACCACCAGTACCGACGGTCACCGGAACCGGATGTCGTCAGAGACCGACGGCGACTTTCCGCGCCACGGGAACGCTGGGGCACCGCCGACTTCGACGTCCACTCCGAGCAGCGCACCGTCTGCATCAGTGGGGTGCGACAGACCCACGCTCGCCGTCGTGATCACGAGCAGTCGATCGACCAGCGCTACGGCGGTGGGACGAGTCGCCGGGAGCTCGATCGTCTCCAGCAGTGCACCCGACGGTGAGTAGCGGCGCACCTCGCCGGCATCCCAGACCGCGACCCAGAGCATCCCCTCGAGATCGATCGTCATCCCGTCCGGATTGCCGCCCTCGACCTCGCACACGGTGCGCCGATTCTTGAGCTGCCCGTCGGGCGCGACATCGAACGCCTCGATACTCCGGTGCGGAAGCGTGTCGATGTAGTACAGCGTCTCGCCGGTCGGGCTGAACGCGAGCCCGTTCGACACGGTCACCCCTCCAAGCCGTTCCGTGGCTGCGCCCTCGGGATCGATGCTCCACAGCGCACAGTGCGGAGCCCTGGGCATGGACTGGCTGCCGACCCAAAAGCGTCCGAACGGATCGCCACCGCCGTCGTTCATGTAGCTTCCGGCTGCGGCAATGCCTGTAGCGATCGGCGTGACCGTCCCGTCGTCCCCCACGTGCACGAAGTCACGATCGACGGCGACCGCCCACCCGGCCCCCGGCTCAGCCAGCGGAATCGGTGCACCGATCTGCGCGCCGACCTTCACCGCCGATACCGGCACGACCGTTCCCTCGACGAGAAGCCCCCGATGGAGCGATCCCGTCGCCATGTCGATCCAGGCCAGCCCTCCATCGCGGCCGTCCCACCGAGGGGACTCGGCCTGCACGTATCGCTCCCCCGAGATGATCTCGACGGTTCGTGAGGGCGTGGTGCGCGACATCAGTGTCATCCTTCAGTGGTGGTCGTACCCGATATATGGCAGACTAACTCACAATATGCATACGGCTTGCGATACTCGCGAATCAATGATGATGAAGTAGGGAATTGTTCGATGGCTCCGACGCTCCACGGCTTGATGCCGATCCTGGCCACTCCTTTCGATGAGACGGGCGCGCTCGACCGCGTGAGCCTTCGCCGCCTGGTCGAGTTCGAGCTCGCCTCCGGCGTCGACGGCGTGGCCGTCTTCGGAATGGCGAGCGAAGGATTCGCGCTCACAGGCGACGAGCGACGCGTCATCCTCGACGATGTCGTCGGCATCGTCGCAGGCCGCGTGCCCGTGATCGCCGGGGTGAACGGCACCTCGACCGCCACCTCGATCGAGCAGGCCCTTGTCGCCGAAGAGGGCGGCGCCGACGCCCTCATGGTGCTGCCGCCGTTCATGGTCAAGCCGCCGGCGGCCACCCTCGTGGACTTCTACGGCGACGTCGCGTCCGCAACATCACTGTCGATCATGGTGCAGGATGCCCCCGGCGTCACGGCCGTCACCATGCCGCCCTCGCTCATCGCTGAGCTCGCACGACTCGACGGCGTCGACTCGGTGAAGATCGAGTCGCCACCCACAGCGCCCAAGGTCGGCGCAGTCGTAGATGCCATCGGCGACGCCGACTTCGCGGTGCTCGGCGGGCAGAACGCGCAGTTCTGCCTCGAGGAGTACGCCCGGGGTGCCGTCGGCACGATGCCCGCATGCGAGTTCTCCGACCTGCTCGCTCCTGTACTCGCGCACTTCACCGCGGGGCGCGTCGAACAGGCGCGCGCAGACTTCCGTCGTATGCTCCCTCTCGTGCTGGTAGGGCTGCAGGGCGGCATCGCATGGGCGGTGCACAAGGAGGTCCTCGTCGCGCGCGGCATCATCGAGCACGCGACCGTCCGGTACCCGGCAGCGCGCCTGGATGCCGGCAGCCGTGCCGCCGTCGACCTCGTGATCGAGGAGCTCGAGCTTCCTCCCCTGCCGATCGCGATCCGCGTGTGAACCGCCGCGGCGTACTGCTGATCGGCGGCACATCAGACATTGGCCTCGCGATCGCCCGCGCCTTCGTCGAACGCGGCGACGCTGTCGTCGGAGTGGGGCTCGAGGCGTCCACCGACCCCGTCTTCGCGCAGTACATCGTCGCCGACTGCAGCCGATCGGATGCCGCGACGCAAACGGTGTCCGACGCCGAAGAGGCTCTCGGGCGGATCGACGTCGTCGTGCTCGCCGCCGCCCGCATGCCCATCGACCGAGCGGATGCCACGACCGATGAGGACTGGCGCAGCGCTTTCGCAGCAACAGTCGACTCCGCGTTCTACGTCACCCGTGCCGTGCTTCCCCGTCTGGACTCCG
The DNA window shown above is from Microbacterium murale and carries:
- a CDS encoding SMP-30/gluconolactonase/LRE family protein gives rise to the protein MSRTTPSRTVEIISGERYVQAESPRWDGRDGGLAWIDMATGSLHRGLLVEGTVVPVSAVKVGAQIGAPIPLAEPGAGWAVAVDRDFVHVGDDGTVTPIATGIAAAGSYMNDGGGDPFGRFWVGSQSMPRAPHCALWSIDPEGAATERLGGVTVSNGLAFSPTGETLYYIDTLPHRSIEAFDVAPDGQLKNRRTVCEVEGGNPDGMTIDLEGMLWVAVWDAGEVRRYSPSGALLETIELPATRPTAVALVDRLLVITTASVGLSHPTDADGALLGVDVEVGGAPAFPWRGKSPSVSDDIRFR
- a CDS encoding dihydrodipicolinate synthase family protein, which produces MAPTLHGLMPILATPFDETGALDRVSLRRLVEFELASGVDGVAVFGMASEGFALTGDERRVILDDVVGIVAGRVPVIAGVNGTSTATSIEQALVAEEGGADALMVLPPFMVKPPAATLVDFYGDVASATSLSIMVQDAPGVTAVTMPPSLIAELARLDGVDSVKIESPPTAPKVGAVVDAIGDADFAVLGGQNAQFCLEEYARGAVGTMPACEFSDLLAPVLAHFTAGRVEQARADFRRMLPLVLVGLQGGIAWAVHKEVLVARGIIEHATVRYPAARLDAGSRAAVDLVIEELELPPLPIAIRV